One Phoenix dactylifera cultivar Barhee BC4 unplaced genomic scaffold, palm_55x_up_171113_PBpolish2nd_filt_p 000026F, whole genome shotgun sequence genomic window carries:
- the LOC103702562 gene encoding probable glycosyltransferase STELLO1, with protein MLVQDRSHPKPPKPSTNHHNGEHRRFALHPAKNLDFSIWLSDNLYKILAVFLLVATAAALFFLRSAGDTAALLCFEKTRAAPPSRIVYPEISWNAIPSIPPLGPFAAFRSERWIVVSVSSPPSDSLRALARVKGWQLLAVGNSHTPADWSLKGVIFLSLEQQAQLGFRTVDFLPYNSHLRKSVGYLFAIQHGAKLIFDADDRAEVLGADLGEHFDLDLAGEAHATKHPVLLQYSHADPSRMVVNPYVHFGQRSVWPRGLPLENVGEVGHEEFYTEVFSGRQFIQQGLSDGLPDVDSVFYFTRKSSNLEAFDIRFDEDAPKVALPQGMMVPVNSFNTMFHAQAFWGLMLPVSVSSMASDVLRGYWAQRILWEIGGYVAIYPPTIRRVDKAQAYPFAEEKDLHVNVGRLIKFLVQWRSKKRTLFERILHLSYAMAEEGFWTEQDVKFTAAWLQDLLAVGYQQPRLMSLELDRPSATIGLGDRKEFIPKRLPSVHLGVEESGTVSYEIGNLIRWRKNFGNVVLVMYCSAPVDRTALEWRLLYGRIFKTVIILSEHNNTDLAVEKGQLEQAYKYLPKVFHQYKGAEGFLFVQDNMILNYWNLLQADKTKLWITNKVPHSWVFIAIDDNGEQWFKDQGAMVKKVVSNFPVHFQVSYKESMSEERLIICGSEIFYVPQRFVGDFIDLVGLVGDLDIHHKIAVPMFFMAMDSPQNFDSGVLAKVVYKPRLSANESFFSYYTAQAPAVYPLEVHTESDFIKLIRIMAAGDPLLMELV; from the exons ATGCTCGTCCAAGATCGTTCCCACCCCAAACCCCCGAAACCCTCCACCAACCACCACAACGGCGAGCATCGCCGTTTTGCCCTCCATCCCGCTAAGAATCTTGACTTCTCCATCTGGTTGTCGGATAATCTCTACAAGATCCTCGCGGTCTTCCTCCTTGTCGCCACCGCCGCCGCACTCTTCTTCCTCCGGAGCGCCGGCGACACCGCCGCCCTCCTCTGCTTCGAAAAGACCCGCGCCGCCCCCCCTTCCCGCATCGTCTACCCCGAGATCTCCTGGAACGCCATCCCCTCCATCCCCCCCCTCGGCCCCTTCGCCGCCTTCCGCTCCGAACGCTGGATCGTCGTATCCGTCTCGTCCCCTCCCTCTGACTCCCTCCGCGCCCTCGCCCGGGTCAAAGGGTGGCAGCTCCTCGCCGTCGGCAACTCCCACACCCCCGCCGATTGGTCCCTCAAGGGCGTCATCTTCCTCTCCCTCGAGCAGCAGGCCCAGCTCGGCTTCCGTACCGTCGATTTCCTCCCCTACAATTCCCATCTCCGCAAGTCCGTCGGGTATCTCTTCGCCATCCAGCACGGCGCCAAGCTCATCTTCGATGCCGACGACCGCGCCGAGGTCCTTGGCGCCGACCTCGGGGAGCATTTCGACCTCGACCTCGCCGGCGAGGCCCATGCGACCAAGCACCCGGTCCTCCTCCAGTACAGCCATGCCGACCCCAGCAGGATGGTGGTCAATCCGTACGTGCACTTTGGGCAGCGCTCGGTGTGGCCGAGGGGGCTGCCGCTGGAGAACGTCGGCGAGGTCGGGCATGAGGAGTTCTACACCGAGGTGTTCAGCGGCCGGCAGTTCATCCAGCAGGGGCTTTCCGATGGCCTGCCGGATGTCGACTCCGTGTTCTACTTCACCCGCAAGTCGTCGAATTTGGAGGCGTTCGACATCCGCTTTGATGAGGATGCTCCCAAGGTTGCGCTGCCGCAGGGCATGATGGTGCCCGTCAACTCCTTCAACACCATGTTCCACGCGCAGGCATTCTGGGGACTGATGCTGCCGGTGTCGGTCAGCTCGATGGCTTCGGATGTGCTGAGAGGATACTGGGCGCAGAGGATCCTGTGGGAGATTGGGGGTTATGTGGCGATTTATCCTCCGACCATCCGCCGGGTGGACAAGGCGCAGGCATACCCTTTTGCAGAAGAGAAGGACCTCCATGTGAATGTCGGCCGCCTTATCAAGTTCTTGGTTCAATGGAGATCGAAGAAGCGGACACTCTTTGAGAGGATCCTGCATCTGAGCTATGCAATGGCTGAGGAGGGGTTCTGGACTGAGCAGGATGTGAAGTTCACCGCCGCTTGGCTGCAGGACTTGCTTGCTGTCGGATACCAGCAGCCAAGGCTGATGTCGTTGGAATTGGACCGGCCGAGCGCAACTATTGGGCTTGGAGATAGGAAGGAGTTCATCCCCAAGAGGCTACCATCTGTGCACCTTGGTGTGGAGGAGTCTGGGACTGTGAGCTACGAGATCGGGAACCTTatacggtggaggaagaacttTGGGAATGTTGTGCTCGTTATGTACTGCAGTGCGCCTGTGGACCGCACGGCCCTGGAGTGGAGGTTGCTCTATGGTCGAATATTTAAAACTGTGATCATTCTATCAGAGCATAACAATACTGATCTAGCTGTGGAGAAAGGCCAGTTAGAGCAAGCATACAA GTACTTACCAAAGGTGTTTCACCAATATAAGGGAGCAGAGGGATTTCTATTTGTTCAGGATAATATGATTCTTAATTATTGGAATCTCCTGCAAGCGGACAAGACAAAGCTGTGGATAACCAACAAG GTCCCTCATTCTTGGGTTTTTATTGCCATTGATGACAATGGCGAGCAATGGTTTAAAGATCAAGGAGCAATGGTGAAGAAAGTCGTGAGCAATTTTCCTGTACATTTCCAGGTCAGttacaaagaaagcatgagcgAAGAGAGGCTCATCATCTGTGGCAGTGAGATATTCTATGTTCCTCAAAGATTTGTGGGTGATTTCATCGATCTTGTGGGACTAGTTGGAGATTTAGATATTCATCACAAGATTGCAGTGCCAATGTTTTTCATGGCAATGGATTCTCCACAAAATTTTGACTCTGGTGTTCTCGCCAAAGTTGTTTATAAGCCAAGACTGTCAGCTAATGAGTCATTCTTCAGTTATTATACAGCTCAAGCACCTGCTGTGTATCCATTGGAGGTGCACACTGAGTCTGATTTCATAAAGCTAATAAGAATCATGGCTGCAGGAGATCCTCTCCTGATGGAGCTGGTATGA